A stretch of the Vidua chalybeata isolate OUT-0048 chromosome Z, bVidCha1 merged haplotype, whole genome shotgun sequence genome encodes the following:
- the LOC128782102 gene encoding coiled-coil domain-containing protein 171-like yields the protein MANAHVLAKHSDVALEELPWTELCALLRENVEALILNFHKANERISHLEYICKHKTDTMNNLQQKQEEAFEKMSEQLKAQEHCRQKEEQYLEEQYSNILAEVHARAQECEETAQKTRQKLYGLEQICEKLAHENNSMTDTLANAHKARSSLLAACALLSGALCPLYGRLCAVSCQRDILQEQVNHHKLLNQRIISLLYALPTNVENSQGEGRLRQRRAKHLVYVFRRAVIAVLAANRLRALARYSCTFFVWTDGSRGCTGIQVCVGESRGRHVSCFEEEGVDCIEALDWLTSSNLYTAIVSSISELEDVLSKQDARSWLSGHSLISAARNCFAKLMDNLSILMETVQGKPCGCRAFLERDSLIQRLARGLRRVNAQALEAGLYDRLPSTRNIAILQQEIFEFSRRLHAAEVESHSLHLQLAECKWSCNEMQKDAEKAHRLQEQLNELQHKINQDNMQEELNNALQREQEARLLLQEHQRRLQELSNRLESCPLIDTDRSQVSSVSLMRLSNAVEELRSRDRDLDHQKRLLKDTKQDQQWLRETLEEAEPALEQGVKDKELIINHMKAVEATLNEAREQAMASGAAAATPLPSLQLETLSEEAVRDRPEAMAFQHMLRPFMDLYSLAASKVKALTSGRESSQIHFEPLAAEPLTPAADESLQVHFVPQAAGSPPPAAPSAPDESLQVHFEPEATGSPPPPPAAADNFQLHVSLQAAGRPIAAAAAPAAAPAAAAAPAAAPAPAAAPAPAAAPAAAAAPAAAPAAAPAPAPAPAAAPAPVDIFQPLISPQAATAPPAPTPAPDESLQVHFEPEATGSPPPPPPPTAAAAPAESLQALFEPKTGDTPPAPAPVPAPDGSFWGRIGPQLARTPPAHARDSDDSFRPLFVPKGAAAPPGPESDG from the exons ATGGCAAACGCCCACGTGCTCGCCAAACATTCAGACGTCGCCCTGGAAGAGTTACCTTGGACAGAGCTTTGTGCACTCTTGCGTGAGAATGTTGAAGCCCTGATCTTGAACTTCCACAAGGCTAACGAGAGG ATATCCCACCTAGAATATATTTGCAAGCACAAAACTGACACTATGAACAACcttcagcagaagcaggaggaggctTTTGAGAAAATGTCTGAACAGTTAAAAGCACAGGAACATTGCAGGCAGAAAGAAGAGCAATATCTTGAAGAGCAGTACTCCAATATCCTTGCAGAAGTTCATGCAAGAGCACAG GAATGTGAAGAAACAGCGCAGAAAACCAGGCAAAAACTGTATGGCCTTGAACAAATCTGCGAGAAACTGGCCCACGAAAACAATTCCATGACAGATACATTAGCAAATGCTCACAAGGCACGCTCATCCCTACTGGCAGCCTGTGCACTGCTGTCAGGGGCCCTATGTCCTCTCTATGGCAGACTGTGCGCTGTGTCTTGCCAAAGAGACATTCTTCAGGAGCAGGTGAACCACCACAAATTATTGAACCAGAGGATCATCAGCCTCCTTTATGCTCTCCCTACTAATGTGGAAAACAGCCAAGGCGAAGGcaggctgaggcagagaagagcCAAGCACCTGGTTTATGTCTTCCGAAGAGCTGTGATTGCAGTTCTGGCCGCTAACAGGCTGAGGGCTCTGGCCCGATATTCTTGTACTTTTTTCGTGTGGACAGATGGCTCCAGAGGATGCACTGGAATTCAAGTTTGTGTGGGAGAATCCAGAGGCAGGCATGTGTCAT GTTTTGAAGAGGAAGGAGTTGACTGTATTGAAGCACTTGACTGGTTGACTAGCTCTAACCTCTATACTGCAATAGTCAGTTCCATCTCTGAACTGGAGGATGTTCTCAGTAAACAAG ATGCACGCTCCTGGCTTTCTGGACACTCCCTTATCAGTGCAGCCAGGAACTGCTTTGCAAAACTGATGGACAACCTGAGCATACTGATGGAGACAGTTCAAGGGAAACCTTGTGGGTGCAGAGCTTTCCTGGAGAGGGACTCCCTGATACAGAGGCTGGCTCGTGGGCTCCGCAGAGTAAATGCCCAGGCCCTGGAAGCTGGATTGTATGACAGACTGCCCAGCACA AGAAACATAGCAATCTTGCAGcaagaaatatttgaattttcacGAAGGCTTCATGCAGCAGAGGTAGAATCCCACTCACTGCACCTGCAGCTTGCAGAATGCAAATGGAGTTGCAATGAGATGCaaaaagatgctgaaaaagCCCACAGACTGCAAGAGCAATTAAATGAACTTCAGCAT AAAATCAACCAAGACAATATGCAGGAGGAGTTAAATAATGCTTTGCAGCGTGAGCAGGAGGCAAGATTGCTTTTACAAGAGCACCAGCGACGGCTTCAGGAGCTGAGTAATAGACTGGAATCGTGCCCACTTATCGACACAGATAGAAGCCAAGTCTCCAGTGTATCTCTGATG AGACTCTCTAATGCAGTGGaggagctgaggagcagagacCGAGATCTGGATCACCAGAAGAGACTCCTGAAAGACACGAAGCAGGACCAGCAGTGGCTGCGGGAGACTCTTGAGGAGGCAGAACCTGCCCTTGAACAGGGAGTAAA AGACAAAGAGTTGATAATTAATCATATGAAAGCTGTGGAGGCCACCCTGAATGAG gCCAGAGAGCAGGCCATGGCatcaggtgctgcagcagccacgccgctccccagcctgcagctggagaCCCTTTCAGAGGAAGCAGTGAGGGACAGGCCAGAGGCTATGGCATTCCAG caCATGCTTAGACCGTTTATGGATCTCTACTCACTGGCAGCTTCCAAAGTGAAAGCATTAACATCAGGAAGAGAATCTTCACAGATTCACTTTGAACCCTTAGCTGCTGAGCCTCTAACTCCTGCTGCTGATG AATCCTTGCAAGTTCACTTTGTGCCCCAAGCAGCTGGttcacctcctcctgctgctccttctgctcctgaTG AATCTTTGCAAGTTCACTTTGAACCTGAAGCAACTGGATcgccacctcctcctcctgctgctgctg ATAATTTTCAGCTCCATGTTTCACTTCAGGCAGCTGGCAGAcctattgctgctgctgctgctcctgctgctgctcctgctgctgctgctgctcctgctgctgctcctgctcctgctgctgctcctgctcctgctgctgctcctgctgctgctgctgctcctgctgctgctcctgctgctgctcctgctcctgctcctgctcctgctgctgctcctgctcctgttg ATATTTTTCAGCCTCTCATTTCACCCCAAGCAGCCactgcacctcctgctcctaCTCCTGCTCCTGATG AATCTTTGCAAGTTCACTTTGAACCAGAAGCAACTGGATcgccacctcctcctcctcctcctactgctgctgctgctcctgctg AATCTTTGCAAGCTCTCTTCGAACCCAAGACTGGTGATACAccacctgctccagctcctgttcctgctcctgatG GATCTTTTTGGGGTCGAATCGGACCCCAGCTAGCCAGAACACCTCCAGCACATGCTCGTGACAGTGATG ACTCTTTTCGACCTCTCTTCGTGCccaaaggagctgctgcacctcCTGGTCCTGAAAGTGATG GTTAG